The Prochlorococcus sp. MIT 0603 genome includes a region encoding these proteins:
- a CDS encoding DUF3119 family protein, giving the protein MNFSKMDKSEEVILTPMYRLPVLIAILGLFILLTPLPLWTGISTSIFSLFLLIQSFTLRLKITTDDFIVIQLGREIRRFPFKNWIAWRIFLPQLPGILYFRETASPHLLPILFDKTMLESQLKLRVGSLEIKNQ; this is encoded by the coding sequence ATGAATTTTTCAAAAATGGATAAATCTGAAGAGGTAATACTAACACCTATGTACAGATTACCTGTCTTAATAGCGATTCTAGGACTTTTTATTTTATTAACTCCTTTACCTCTATGGACAGGTATCTCGACAAGTATTTTTAGCCTATTCTTATTAATCCAATCTTTTACTCTTCGGCTCAAAATTACTACCGATGATTTCATTGTAATTCAATTAGGTAGGGAGATAAGAAGATTTCCTTTTAAGAATTGGATTGCATGGAGAATTTTCTTGCCTCAGTTACCAGGGATACTTTATTTTAGAGAAACTGCAAGCCCCCATCTTTTGCCAATACTTTTTGATAAAACAATGTTAGAGAGCCAATTGAAATTACGAGTTGGATCATTAGAGATAAAAAATCAATAA
- the pyrF gene encoding orotidine-5'-phosphate decarboxylase — MIASFKPEEKLILALDRLSEEDMLLLIEKLPNLIWVKVGLELFTLLGPEVIGKLRGLGKKVFLDLKFHDIPTTMARACYQAAKSGAELITVHACAGKKGLEAANQSAQEGAMELGLEAPCLLAVTVLTSWKSQDFINELAIHQPLADRTLFLAELASEAGIGGCICSPMEVNKLRRIFPEPFQLITPGIRSIGVDLNDQARVMTPLEALKAGSSKLVIGREITNSENPLESFNRICDQLLNN, encoded by the coding sequence ATGATTGCTTCATTCAAACCAGAAGAGAAATTAATTCTTGCTCTAGATAGGTTGAGTGAAGAAGATATGTTGTTATTAATAGAAAAATTACCCAATCTAATTTGGGTGAAAGTAGGTCTTGAGTTGTTTACACTTTTAGGGCCAGAAGTTATTGGTAAATTAAGAGGTTTAGGTAAAAAAGTTTTTTTAGATCTTAAATTTCATGACATCCCAACCACCATGGCAAGGGCTTGTTATCAGGCTGCAAAATCAGGGGCAGAGTTGATAACTGTCCATGCTTGTGCAGGAAAGAAGGGGCTTGAAGCAGCTAATCAATCAGCTCAAGAGGGTGCAATGGAACTAGGCCTTGAAGCTCCCTGCCTATTGGCAGTTACTGTATTAACAAGTTGGAAATCACAAGATTTCATCAATGAACTAGCTATTCACCAACCTTTAGCTGACCGGACACTCTTTTTAGCTGAGCTGGCTTCTGAAGCAGGTATTGGAGGATGTATTTGTTCTCCAATGGAAGTTAATAAATTACGCAGGATTTTTCCTGAGCCTTTTCAACTTATCACTCCTGGCATTCGGTCCATAGGAGTTGATTTAAATGATCAAGCAAGAGTAATGACTCCATTAGAAGCATTGAAGGCAGGGTCTTCGAAGTTAGTTATAGGTAGAGAAATCACCAATTCCGAAAACCCATTAGAATCCTTCAATAGGATTTGTGATCAATTACTAAATAATTAA
- the tyrS gene encoding tyrosine--tRNA ligase: MSEEFNSLPQWLSRGIVDLFPFDKANKSNKEQDFELLLSESIRTNKPLRIKLGIDPTGLDIHLGHSIIFRKLRAFQDAGHTAILIIGDFTARIGDPTGKSKTRIQLSAEEVADNSKNYLQQLGLGQAKEKSLLDFETKGRIEIKRNSEWFENFDMSKIVDLLSKTTVGQMLAKDEFAKRYTSGTPIALHEFLYPLLQGYDSFAVNADIELGGVDQKFNVAMGRDIQRHFGQNPQFGLLLPILVGLDGFQKMSKSIGNTVGLKEDPLSMYSKLEKVPDKQVVDYLTLLTDCELTNSPASPRELQKYMALNVTAQFHDMPSAKIAQTQSIKLVSGIKEEVNEMPEISISKIGFPVKAFYLLSALGLCTSSSEARRKIQGGGVRINGEKMLNPNLEFLKKEDLIGKILQLGKKTFRRISN; this comes from the coding sequence ATGTCTGAGGAATTCAATTCTCTTCCACAATGGCTTTCAAGAGGGATCGTTGATTTGTTCCCATTTGATAAGGCCAATAAATCTAATAAAGAACAGGATTTTGAATTACTGCTTTCAGAATCTATCCGCACAAATAAACCATTGAGAATAAAACTTGGGATAGATCCAACAGGATTAGATATACATTTGGGGCACAGTATTATTTTTCGGAAGCTAAGAGCATTTCAAGATGCTGGGCATACAGCAATTTTAATAATTGGTGACTTCACAGCAAGGATTGGTGATCCAACTGGAAAAAGCAAAACTCGTATACAGTTATCTGCTGAAGAAGTAGCTGATAATTCTAAAAATTATCTACAGCAACTTGGGTTAGGACAAGCTAAAGAAAAATCTCTTTTAGATTTTGAAACTAAAGGACGAATAGAAATTAAACGAAATAGTGAATGGTTTGAAAATTTTGACATGTCAAAAATTGTTGACCTGCTTTCCAAGACAACTGTTGGGCAAATGCTAGCCAAAGATGAATTTGCTAAACGCTACACTTCTGGCACGCCAATTGCTTTGCATGAATTTCTATACCCACTATTGCAAGGGTATGATTCTTTTGCTGTGAATGCAGACATTGAGCTTGGAGGAGTAGACCAAAAATTCAATGTAGCTATGGGGAGAGATATACAAAGGCATTTTGGTCAAAACCCTCAATTTGGATTGTTGTTACCAATTCTAGTTGGTCTAGATGGATTTCAGAAAATGAGCAAAAGCATTGGCAATACTGTTGGTCTTAAGGAAGATCCTCTATCAATGTATTCAAAATTAGAGAAAGTCCCTGATAAACAAGTTGTGGACTATTTGACTTTATTAACAGATTGTGAGCTCACTAATTCACCCGCAAGCCCTAGAGAATTACAAAAGTATATGGCTTTAAATGTTACTGCCCAGTTTCATGACATGCCCTCTGCAAAGATTGCACAAACACAGTCGATAAAACTTGTTTCTGGAATAAAAGAGGAAGTAAATGAGATGCCCGAAATATCGATTTCAAAAATAGGTTTTCCTGTAAAGGCTTTTTATTTACTAAGTGCACTTGGCTTATGCACTAGCAGCAGTGAAGCTAGACGAAAAATCCAAGGTGGTGGAGTTAGAATTAATGGAGAGAAAATGTTAAATCCAAATCTTGAATTCTTAAAAAAGGAGGATCTTATAGGAAAAATTCTGCAATTAGGTAAAAAAACTTTCAGGCGCATTTCAAACTAA
- a CDS encoding DUF1825 family protein: MAFFESEIVQEEAKSLFEDYQNLMQLGGDYGKFDREGKIMFINKMESLMERYKVFMKRFELSEDFQAKMTVEQLKTQLGQFGMTPEQMFDQMNLTLNRMKSQIDDTQK, encoded by the coding sequence ATGGCATTTTTTGAATCCGAGATTGTACAGGAAGAAGCAAAAAGCCTTTTTGAGGACTATCAAAATCTCATGCAGTTAGGAGGAGACTATGGGAAGTTTGATCGAGAAGGCAAAATAATGTTTATAAACAAAATGGAATCTTTAATGGAGCGCTATAAGGTTTTCATGAAAAGATTTGAACTTTCTGAAGATTTCCAAGCCAAGATGACAGTAGAGCAATTGAAGACTCAACTTGGTCAATTTGGAATGACTCCTGAGCAAATGTTTGATCAAATGAATTTAACTTTAAATAGAATGAAGTCTCAAATTGATGACACTCAGAAATAA
- a CDS encoding leucyl aminopeptidase codes for MQISLNQESLQSWSGSVLAIGLLEENIEEQLKILEGIFDSKALANHLEEKNFFGKNGEKVKLEVIGGSPEKLILVGLGKLEELLIDHLRDGAALASRESAGSQGKLGVFFPWDPFDSNSAAKAVAESIRLAAFKDQRFQSDPKPNKFPEIIELIGLSNGVEKIINEVNPICCGVELARELVGAPPNDLTPASLAAKAVDVAREFKLGYKILEKKDCKNLGMGSYLAVAQGSDLEPKFIHLTYTPAGKVKRRIAMVGKGLTFDSGGYNLKVGAAQIDMMKYDMGGSAAVIGAARAIGELAPENTEIHFIVAACENMVNGSAVHPGDIVTASNGKTIEINNTDAEGRLTLADALIYACKLKPDSIVDLATLTGACVIALGEEIAGLWSNNTDLVEELKQASSACGEKLWHMPLQQSYKEGLKSMLADIKNTGPRAGGSITAALFLKEFIQDDIAWAHIDIAGTCWTDKDRGADPAGATGYGVRTLVNWACRN; via the coding sequence ATGCAAATCTCGCTGAATCAAGAAAGTCTGCAGTCCTGGTCAGGTTCAGTTCTGGCCATAGGACTTCTTGAAGAAAACATAGAAGAACAACTTAAGATTTTAGAGGGCATCTTCGATTCAAAAGCACTTGCAAATCATTTAGAAGAAAAAAACTTTTTTGGGAAGAATGGGGAAAAAGTAAAGTTAGAGGTTATTGGAGGCTCTCCTGAAAAATTAATATTGGTTGGCCTTGGAAAACTTGAAGAACTTCTAATTGATCATCTAAGGGATGGAGCGGCGCTTGCATCTCGTGAAAGTGCGGGATCCCAAGGAAAGCTTGGAGTCTTTTTCCCTTGGGATCCATTTGATTCAAATAGTGCTGCAAAAGCTGTGGCTGAATCAATAAGGTTGGCAGCATTCAAAGATCAAAGATTTCAAAGTGATCCTAAACCAAACAAGTTCCCCGAAATAATTGAATTAATAGGTCTATCTAATGGGGTTGAAAAAATCATTAATGAAGTTAATCCAATTTGTTGTGGGGTTGAATTAGCTCGGGAACTTGTAGGAGCTCCTCCCAATGATTTGACCCCAGCTTCATTGGCAGCAAAGGCTGTTGACGTTGCAAGAGAATTTAAATTGGGATATAAGATCCTAGAAAAAAAAGATTGTAAGAATTTAGGGATGGGATCTTATTTGGCAGTTGCTCAGGGGTCGGATTTGGAGCCTAAATTTATTCACCTTACTTACACTCCAGCAGGTAAAGTTAAACGTCGGATTGCAATGGTAGGGAAGGGATTGACTTTCGATTCAGGAGGATACAACCTTAAAGTCGGGGCTGCTCAAATAGACATGATGAAATATGACATGGGAGGAAGCGCTGCTGTTATCGGAGCTGCCCGTGCTATAGGGGAGCTTGCTCCAGAAAATACAGAAATACATTTCATAGTTGCAGCTTGTGAAAACATGGTCAATGGATCAGCTGTTCATCCTGGGGATATCGTTACTGCTTCTAATGGCAAAACAATTGAAATAAATAATACTGATGCAGAAGGACGGCTAACTCTTGCAGATGCTCTGATTTATGCATGCAAATTAAAACCAGACTCAATAGTTGATTTGGCGACATTAACGGGAGCATGTGTTATTGCTCTTGGAGAAGAAATCGCAGGCTTATGGTCTAATAACACTGATCTAGTAGAGGAATTGAAGCAAGCGTCTAGTGCGTGTGGAGAAAAACTTTGGCATATGCCTCTTCAGCAATCATATAAAGAGGGGTTGAAATCTATGCTGGCTGATATTAAAAATACAGGTCCTCGTGCTGGAGGATCAATTACTGCGGCACTCTTCCTTAAAGAATTCATTCAGGATGACATAGCATGGGCGCATATTGATATCGCAGGCACATGCTGGACTGATAAAGACCGGGGAGCAGACCCTGCAGGTGCTACTGGCTATGGCGTTAGGACCTTGGTTAATTGGGCTTGCCGTAATTAA
- a CDS encoding MlaE family ABC transporter permease, whose protein sequence is MKTPRWLRRFGSSLLIGGQAVTSAAKGSFNKSDLTEQLMEAGPGSFLIVLITGVSAGTVFNIQVAAELSSQGLGSEVGGLLAIGLAREIAPLLTATLLTGKVATAYAAQLGTMKVTEQIDAITMLKTDPVEYLVVPRLIAMVVMAPLQCLLFFSVALWSGQISSTAFYSIPPNVFWNSVKGWLVFSDLPFMLIKAIVFGLQIAVIACGWGLTTRGGAKEVGTSTTGAVVMTLLTVSLMDVVLTKVLFG, encoded by the coding sequence ATGAAGACACCACGATGGCTAAGACGATTTGGCAGCAGCTTATTAATAGGTGGTCAAGCAGTAACTTCTGCGGCTAAAGGCAGTTTTAATAAATCAGATTTAACAGAACAATTGATGGAAGCTGGTCCAGGTAGCTTCCTTATAGTTTTAATTACAGGGGTTTCAGCAGGGACAGTCTTCAATATTCAAGTTGCAGCAGAATTAAGCAGTCAAGGACTGGGTTCTGAAGTTGGAGGCCTACTAGCAATTGGGTTGGCAAGGGAAATTGCTCCACTCCTTACGGCAACACTGCTAACAGGCAAAGTTGCTACAGCTTATGCAGCTCAGCTAGGGACAATGAAAGTCACCGAACAGATTGATGCAATAACAATGTTGAAAACTGATCCTGTTGAATACCTTGTGGTGCCAAGACTAATAGCAATGGTGGTTATGGCACCTTTGCAGTGCTTACTGTTCTTTTCTGTTGCACTGTGGAGTGGTCAAATTAGCAGCACTGCTTTCTATAGCATTCCTCCAAATGTTTTCTGGAATTCTGTTAAAGGATGGCTTGTATTCAGCGATCTACCTTTCATGTTAATAAAAGCGATTGTTTTTGGGCTTCAAATTGCAGTCATAGCATGTGGGTGGGGTCTCACTACTAGGGGTGGAGCTAAAGAGGTTGGTACAAGTACAACTGGAGCAGTTGTAATGACATTATTAACTGTTTCCTTAATGGATGTTGTATTAACTAAAGTATTATTTGGTTAA
- the msrA gene encoding peptide-methionine (S)-S-oxide reductase MsrA: protein MKTRKFLSKLISLLISFTCLFSFAISTNATENTSVLAGGCFWCLEHDLEDIDGVLSVESGYSGGRIENPTYKNHQGHQEAVKVTFESAEIKFEDLLKSYFRNIDPFDGRGQFCDRGDSYRPVIFYNDLEQKNIATLSVKEAAKELSVNSNKIAVRIQPKNVFWSAEDYHQDYAKKNTLKYNFYRYSCQRDRRLDEVWGINARKGADWDEGA, encoded by the coding sequence ATGAAAACTAGGAAATTTTTAAGTAAATTAATCTCCTTATTAATATCTTTTACTTGCCTTTTCTCATTTGCAATCTCGACAAATGCAACTGAGAATACCTCAGTATTAGCTGGGGGTTGTTTTTGGTGCTTAGAACATGACTTAGAAGATATAGATGGTGTTTTATCTGTTGAGAGTGGTTACTCAGGGGGCAGAATAGAAAACCCTACTTATAAAAATCATCAAGGCCATCAAGAAGCTGTAAAAGTTACTTTTGAATCAGCAGAAATAAAATTCGAGGATTTACTAAAAAGTTATTTTAGGAATATAGATCCTTTCGATGGGAGGGGTCAATTTTGTGATAGAGGAGATTCTTATCGTCCTGTGATCTTTTACAATGATCTAGAACAGAAGAATATTGCTACCCTTAGTGTTAAAGAAGCAGCAAAAGAATTATCTGTTAATAGCAATAAGATTGCCGTAAGAATTCAGCCAAAAAATGTATTTTGGTCTGCAGAAGATTATCATCAAGATTATGCTAAAAAAAATACATTGAAGTATAATTTTTATCGCTATAGCTGTCAAAGAGATCGTCGGTTAGATGAAGTTTGGGGTATTAATGCTCGTAAAGGGGCAGACTGGGATGAGGGTGCGTAG
- the plsY gene encoding glycerol-3-phosphate 1-O-acyltransferase PlsY, with translation MALFTLVISYLLGSLPSGYLAGKWISGLDLRQIGSGSTGATNVLRHVGKGPALIVFLLDVLKGTAAILIAKSFLLDQNWQVASGFIVLAGHIWPIWLKGKGGKAVATGLGVFLGISWQVAFGSLGIFLLMLSIFRIVSLSSVCAAVSLPILIFFHFNNDLSSGYMSISLIAMILVLWRHRSNLIRLINGKEPRIGKSI, from the coding sequence ATTGCTTTATTCACTTTGGTGATAAGTTATTTACTAGGTTCGTTGCCTAGTGGTTACCTTGCTGGTAAATGGATCTCAGGATTAGACTTAAGACAGATTGGTTCAGGCTCTACAGGTGCAACAAATGTTTTAAGACATGTTGGTAAAGGACCTGCTTTAATTGTTTTTCTCTTGGATGTACTTAAAGGTACTGCTGCAATATTAATTGCTAAATCATTTTTATTAGACCAAAATTGGCAAGTTGCTTCTGGTTTTATAGTATTAGCAGGTCATATTTGGCCAATCTGGTTGAAAGGAAAAGGTGGGAAAGCAGTCGCAACTGGATTAGGTGTTTTTCTTGGTATCTCTTGGCAAGTTGCCTTTGGTTCTTTAGGTATATTCCTATTAATGTTAAGTATTTTTAGAATCGTATCCTTATCAAGTGTATGTGCTGCCGTAAGTCTACCAATATTAATATTCTTCCACTTTAATAATGATTTATCTAGTGGTTATATGTCTATCAGCCTGATAGCAATGATACTAGTTTTATGGAGGCATCGATCAAATCTAATTAGATTAATAAATGGGAAAGAACCAAGAATTGGCAAATCAATTTAA
- a CDS encoding DUF3086 domain-containing protein, which yields MTEKDLTPSNEYGTSENNEGDNILKAENNKLENAKSASEDKPHLTKSTENNSKELIKLALTDLEKKREILLKEIEVLQERKKQVEKEFTSSFSGQSDSIARRVKGFQDYLSGAFQELSQSVDQLNLIEQPVVVSPSPLDQTKTKELEEEGIEKVSAIAETFKPDKDLILQLLGQYLDGPDYYADPWKFRRSLEQKDADVLEDWFFNMGGRGAQPSLGNRSRNVLLSAALIAILGELYGDRFQALVLAGEPERLGEWRRGLQDALGLNREDFGPNSGVVLFERSEPLIERADRLEAANEVPLILVDSAERNIDIPILQFPIWLTFAASSQELYLDEELI from the coding sequence ATGACTGAAAAAGATCTCACACCAAGCAATGAATACGGCACTAGTGAAAATAATGAAGGTGATAATATTTTAAAAGCAGAAAATAATAAATTAGAGAATGCTAAATCTGCTTCAGAGGATAAACCACATTTAACTAAATCTACTGAAAATAATTCAAAAGAGCTCATAAAGCTTGCATTAACTGATCTGGAAAAGAAAAGGGAGATTTTATTAAAAGAAATAGAGGTGCTACAAGAAAGGAAAAAACAAGTTGAAAAAGAATTTACTAGCTCCTTTTCAGGTCAATCAGATTCAATAGCAAGAAGAGTTAAAGGTTTTCAAGATTATTTAAGCGGTGCTTTTCAAGAATTAAGTCAATCAGTAGATCAGCTTAATTTGATTGAACAGCCTGTAGTGGTTTCGCCTTCTCCTCTTGATCAAACAAAAACAAAAGAGTTAGAAGAGGAAGGTATTGAAAAAGTGTCAGCTATTGCTGAGACTTTCAAGCCTGATAAGGATCTAATACTTCAATTATTGGGACAGTACTTAGATGGACCAGATTATTATGCTGATCCTTGGAAATTCCGAAGAAGTTTGGAGCAAAAAGATGCTGATGTTTTAGAAGATTGGTTTTTTAATATGGGTGGCCGAGGCGCTCAGCCTAGTTTAGGGAATCGATCAAGGAACGTTCTGCTTTCAGCAGCATTAATTGCCATTCTTGGTGAATTGTATGGAGATCGATTCCAAGCTCTAGTCCTGGCAGGAGAGCCAGAGCGCCTAGGCGAATGGAGGAGAGGCTTGCAAGATGCATTAGGTCTAAATAGAGAGGATTTTGGCCCAAATAGTGGCGTGGTCCTTTTTGAGCGATCTGAACCTCTCATTGAAAGGGCTGATCGATTAGAAGCTGCAAATGAAGTTCCTTTGATTTTGGTAGATTCTGCAGAGAGGAATATTGACATTCCTATATTGCAATTTCCTATATGGCTAACTTTTGCTGCATCATCTCAAGAGCTTTATCTTGATGAAGAACTAATTTAA
- a CDS encoding MFS transporter — translation MFSYGMGDAGTGLAATQLGFYLFAFFTSAAGLPAIVAGSLLMVIKVWDAINDPLIGWLSDHTKSKWGPRLPWMIGAAVPLGVSLAAMWWVPPGGTSEKAAYYILITLLLMTAYTSVNLPFAALATELTEETSIRVRLNASRFTGSILASLSGLIVAAWLLSRGENGYIEMGRITGLIATLTTLISCWGLAPFAKKARKPIPTSEPFKFQIKRIFNNKRFLKIICLYLLLWCGLQLMQTVSLIYLEQVIKVPSVTAKWMPIPFQISALFGLQFWSFFSNKYGRIQALLKGASIWIFACLTVMILPPLSSSIDLNNSLGMANLEVVKMSILIITITLLGFGASTAYLIPWSLLPDAIDADPDKPAGIYTAWMVLIQKIGIGLSVQLLGILLTFSGYKSSINCIELATCAEQSASAITTIRICMGLIPSLLVIIGLLIMRSWRDYKPAYQIGES, via the coding sequence ATGTTCTCGTATGGAATGGGAGATGCTGGTACTGGGCTTGCTGCCACACAGCTTGGGTTCTATCTATTTGCTTTCTTTACAAGTGCTGCAGGATTGCCAGCTATTGTAGCGGGTTCTTTACTCATGGTAATAAAAGTTTGGGATGCGATCAACGATCCATTAATAGGTTGGCTTAGTGACCATACAAAATCAAAGTGGGGGCCAAGATTACCTTGGATGATAGGAGCCGCTGTTCCTTTAGGTGTAAGTCTGGCAGCTATGTGGTGGGTCCCTCCAGGAGGTACATCAGAAAAAGCGGCATATTACATCTTAATAACACTTTTGCTTATGACTGCATATACAAGTGTCAATCTTCCATTTGCCGCTTTGGCAACTGAATTAACAGAAGAAACATCAATAAGAGTTCGACTTAATGCTTCTAGGTTTACTGGATCTATTCTTGCTTCGTTAAGCGGGCTTATTGTTGCAGCATGGCTTTTGTCTAGGGGGGAGAATGGTTATATCGAAATGGGAAGAATTACAGGCTTAATAGCAACTTTGACGACTTTGATTTCGTGTTGGGGATTGGCCCCCTTTGCGAAAAAAGCTAGAAAACCAATTCCTACATCTGAGCCTTTCAAATTTCAAATAAAAAGAATTTTTAATAACAAGCGCTTCCTTAAGATCATTTGTTTATATCTCCTCCTCTGGTGCGGTCTTCAGCTTATGCAAACAGTCTCTCTAATTTACTTGGAACAAGTTATAAAAGTACCTTCAGTAACTGCAAAATGGATGCCCATACCCTTCCAAATTAGTGCACTTTTTGGATTGCAATTTTGGAGTTTTTTTTCAAATAAATATGGAAGAATTCAAGCTCTTTTAAAAGGAGCTTCGATTTGGATTTTTGCTTGCTTAACAGTAATGATTTTACCTCCATTATCTTCAAGTATTGATTTGAATAATTCTTTGGGAATGGCTAACTTGGAAGTTGTAAAAATGAGCATTTTAATTATTACTATTACTCTATTAGGATTTGGAGCATCAACTGCTTATCTTATTCCATGGTCATTACTCCCAGATGCTATTGATGCCGATCCAGATAAACCTGCCGGTATTTATACAGCATGGATGGTTTTGATTCAAAAGATAGGAATTGGATTAAGCGTTCAATTGCTTGGCATTTTACTGACATTCTCAGGATATAAATCATCAATTAATTGTATTGAACTTGCAACTTGTGCGGAGCAATCAGCTAGTGCAATAACTACTATCCGTATATGTATGGGATTGATACCTTCTTTACTTGTGATTATTGGATTATTAATAATGAGATCATGGAGAGACTATAAGCCTGCTTATCAGATTGGGGAATCATGA
- a CDS encoding glycogen debranching protein, producing the protein MLKTNLGTAYPLGSTITKRGVNFSVAAPNAVRIELLLFEKENDCQPIEIIYLNKENKSGDYWHIEVEGVTIGSYYGYRVYELETVVGDNFNTESILLDPCARSIAGWDAFQRNPAQSNLLPNPSNCLKGVVCERAQFNFNDHPRPRHSWNNTIIYELHVGGFTRDLASGVTNEKRGTYLGLMEKIPYIKDLGITAIELLPVFSFDPSDSPFGLENHWGYSPINWFTPHQGFVSRAHPLTARDQFRKLVETCHDNHIEVFIDVVYNHTTEGNGDGPLLSWKGFGESSYYHINDKKEFLDVTGCGNTIAANEPIARQLILESLRCWANELGVDGFRFDLGISLSRGKDLAPLDFPPIFEEIESDPFLSEIKLISEPWDCGGLYRLADFPAQKISTWNGHFRDDLRKFWKGDKDTTWPLKDRLMGSPKIYKDNENSVKKSINFITSHDGFTLIDLVSFNKKYNLSNGENNRDGENHNNSWNHGIEGPTTKKYLNNIRSRQQRNLLTNLILTPGIPMMLMGDEVGRSQGGNNNTWCQNNSLGWMIWDQDSCDYQLRDFVKKLINIRKDLLAIFSPEKTHGLEPNRSKSAEGFWLQWHGVKVNAPDWSSWSHTICYSINQEDKGSAIWFGLNGYEKSMKFELPKPISSWVKVIDTSFLENHFNEKISNQHEVEIESRSLVLLMSKDFQESLTT; encoded by the coding sequence GTGCTAAAAACCAACCTAGGCACTGCTTATCCGCTTGGAAGCACAATAACTAAAAGAGGAGTTAACTTCTCGGTTGCAGCTCCAAATGCTGTTCGTATAGAGCTTTTATTATTTGAAAAGGAAAATGATTGCCAGCCTATAGAAATTATTTATCTCAACAAAGAAAACAAATCAGGAGACTATTGGCATATTGAGGTTGAAGGGGTCACCATAGGGAGCTATTATGGATATAGAGTTTATGAACTAGAAACTGTTGTAGGAGATAACTTTAACACTGAGTCAATATTGTTAGACCCATGCGCAAGGTCAATCGCAGGTTGGGATGCTTTTCAGAGAAATCCAGCACAATCAAACTTATTGCCCAATCCAAGTAATTGTTTGAAAGGAGTTGTTTGTGAAAGGGCACAATTTAATTTCAATGATCACCCTAGACCTAGGCACTCATGGAACAACACAATTATTTATGAACTGCATGTAGGTGGCTTTACAAGAGACTTAGCCTCTGGGGTAACTAATGAGAAAAGAGGCACTTACCTTGGCTTGATGGAAAAGATTCCTTATATAAAGGATCTTGGAATTACGGCAATTGAACTATTGCCTGTTTTTTCATTTGACCCTTCAGATTCGCCATTTGGATTAGAAAATCATTGGGGATATAGTCCAATTAATTGGTTTACACCTCATCAAGGTTTTGTCTCAAGAGCACACCCTCTTACTGCAAGAGATCAATTCAGAAAACTTGTTGAAACATGCCATGACAATCATATAGAAGTTTTTATAGATGTTGTTTACAATCACACAACTGAAGGGAATGGAGATGGACCTCTCCTTAGTTGGAAGGGGTTTGGGGAGTCATCCTATTATCATATAAACGATAAAAAAGAATTTTTAGATGTAACTGGATGCGGGAATACAATTGCTGCAAATGAACCAATTGCAAGACAATTAATACTTGAATCTTTAAGATGCTGGGCTAATGAGCTTGGAGTTGATGGCTTTCGGTTTGATTTAGGTATAAGTTTGAGCAGAGGTAAAGATTTAGCACCGCTTGATTTTCCTCCCATATTTGAAGAAATTGAATCTGATCCTTTTTTAAGTGAGATAAAACTAATTAGTGAACCATGGGATTGTGGAGGACTCTATCGTCTCGCTGATTTTCCTGCCCAAAAAATAAGTACTTGGAATGGGCACTTTAGAGATGATTTAAGGAAGTTTTGGAAAGGAGATAAAGATACTACATGGCCTTTAAAAGATAGGCTTATGGGAAGCCCAAAAATTTATAAAGACAATGAAAACTCTGTTAAGAAATCAATTAACTTTATAACTTCACATGATGGATTTACCCTGATTGATTTAGTAAGCTTTAATAAAAAATATAATCTTTCTAATGGAGAAAATAATAGAGACGGAGAAAATCATAATAACAGTTGGAACCATGGCATAGAAGGACCTACTACAAAAAAATACTTAAACAATATTAGAAGTAGACAGCAAAGAAATCTATTAACAAACTTAATTTTGACGCCTGGAATTCCAATGATGTTAATGGGAGATGAAGTTGGAAGAAGTCAGGGAGGTAATAATAATACTTGGTGCCAAAATAATTCGCTGGGGTGGATGATTTGGGATCAAGATAGTTGTGATTATCAATTAAGAGATTTTGTAAAGAAACTGATAAACATTAGGAAGGATTTATTGGCAATATTTAGCCCTGAAAAGACTCATGGATTAGAGCCTAATAGGAGCAAATCTGCTGAGGGCTTTTGGTTGCAATGGCATGGGGTAAAAGTTAATGCTCCAGATTGGAGCAGTTGGTCACACACAATTTGCTATAGCATTAACCAAGAGGACAAAGGGTCTGCAATATGGTTTGGTTTAAATGGATATGAAAAATCAATGAAATTCGAATTGCCTAAGCCAATTTCATCTTGGGTTAAGGTTATTGACACAAGCTTTTTAGAAAACCATTTCAATGAAAAAATCTCTAATCAGCATGAGGTGGAAATAGAAAGCAGAAGTCTCGTTTTGTTGATGTCAAAAGATTTTCAAGAGTCTTTGACCACTTAA